The following proteins are encoded in a genomic region of Asterias amurensis chromosome 5, ASM3211899v1:
- the LOC139937217 gene encoding uncharacterized protein isoform X1, protein MPAIDSDKKWLLGLQGMGAGVLCMPPPTRSLPSSPPRIQEFDKMSLSAMLGEFHKEEINGDLFSSSALPTDPVPCLRAMGETIEMTNDILDLTKPLPWDRLKRGASTMSLDSLNENYMESVPGETATLDDQDKTPVATCTCGKTTNFECWLHRLPFGEAGELTDEITQTCLQLVRELRSEPSGCDKQTTDQSKLCGALDQPTSYNSLSPSINHLAGCRDTPCSWKRDRVYSDDLSVDADTPSSGSLASVPSIQRSDIASSPESYELLYKSFEVATQMERFQLERGQSEGSSIGSSLESLNRTSPKLQKVLSQKRRSSPDGSGESPADITGFDMTCIPGDDIPSPKYDQKALSWNEYSEDYKPKDLHPGEDAAQKVTFALLAKKKKKSEVAVHHSLPTEVTHWTELVSGTPKREEPNEDCSSSRVDSHTAADVPKSLKRPQSLPIQLRHIQKPSSRPQQTPEQTQGVVGAASVAGMKGVTRTLSAPEGFGFPRSAGSGQESSSTKPGSWLLPSASQSTTGISQLTRKRQYQSLRLQTPQRDPTRDQEGSSGPKIAAGSPLINGNIHCLDGGLGSGDMAYPYGSQGDLPRRFRVPVLAMDINANFTEPQEQDTFIPEHHHFIPQDATTTEAQSLQRESPINGHFRFLNSSFQDRLHFQSDVGAQSSSDWVPGPRTTWSDVDRRRSVLQPPRTLDLIQRSDYETQPERSPELQTCTRGCSTDSPPAIDSSSFLKDFLRNEVDSVAEEKQPIECRDVGVSTDNVLSGFVLQGDQCQCAKIQNCASDVVDAGRSKSTEIENKNNEANKSKVSGQNKKSEVKSDTKVPYEKCKSKDQLRPNSTKRPPGVKNTKTIKKDVPKAVKESNTLSELCEERSIQSWRIGGKGRRGSRTTVTCEESRLADALTSRVVKIKNVGASTLSASSDKRYIRHQPLKPIKQVDAEYRQRKGWQDIIDVGCRIRDRGVKLLQKLYSNDGLVPAPLPPTVTAWPGLTNSMHSRADRVHSLPSNLNQYRSQTNSISQSQASSLSTSAQQPIKRILSWESGSRRRDLPDFDVEGSEARFKQRPLSLDVTSNYDGSATDCLPPQEMQVSPREGEDEVDLVQKKALVTSVETAVEHILSHFAQCKARSVKEKGQLGSTTHSPDVGHLMLHYLCPAIRAILLDGLRPHMSSFFVGRFKTTIWNAVEATTQLGPGTRPLYELVRQLTQLAFLKTSDLKFNAFVMGLLNIRCLELWLEHIREHPDIVRRLYEPNAFLSLCNGATKTFFNSLLLAVQPLTLLPFDLDYKFEHQGIEKQQIQQREKQQLMELYSGKTSSSSTLMTRSHAPQGGSWLKGTANLLWKSMTDKPKTQEPTLRGAMTSKGQRSFERTKNSRSSGQPDPGLLKTDENTTPTRGVESTKDLSMNKEAANNWSLDWIKGFVAASTDATTSYTVVSSSKTMTSSGSSWSRFGSSLSKALDRISNTSTSQSSTQPNSPNRTPEKEPTVRQDSSRKMGSPTSPVSPGSPVKARCHHVTMSEDELSFTKGSIMTVKEQVDPDWLMCSQGDQSGLVHIDYVQGME, encoded by the exons ATGCCAGCTATCGACAGTGACAAGAAATGGCTGTTGGGCCTTCAGGGAATGGGGGCAGGGGTGTTGTGCATGCCCCCTCCCACGCGCTCCCTACCCAGCAGCCCTCCAAGAATTCAGGAGTTTGACAAGATGAGCCTGTCCGCAATGCTCGGAGAGTTCCACAAAGAAGAAATAAACGGAGATCTGTTCTCGTCATCGGCGCTACCAACAGATCCCGTTCCTTGCCTGAGGGCCATGGGCGAGACCATCGAGATGACCAATGATATACTGGACCTGACCAAGCCGCTGCCATGGGATCGGCTCAAACGAGGAGCGTCCACCATGAGCTTGGACAGTCTGAACGAGAACTACATGGAGTCTGTCCCTGGTGAGACGGCCACCCTGGACGATCAGGATAAGACGCCGGTCGCAACATGCACCTGCGGCAAGACGACAAATTTTGAATGCTGGTTGCATCGGCTACCCTTCGGGGAGGCCGGCGAGTTGACTGATGAGATTACCCAAACGTGTCTGCAGCTTGTGAGAGAGTTGCGCTCTGAGCCGTCTGGATGCGACAAGCAGACAACTGATCAAAGTAAACTCTGCGGAGCTCTGGACCAACCGACCTCTTACAACTCTTTGTCGCCCTCTATCAACCATCTTGCGGGTTGTCGGGATACCCCTTGTAGCTGGAAGAGAGATAGAGTTTACAGTGACGACCTGAGCGTAGACGCAGACACCCCGAGTTCAGGAAGTCTTGCTTCTGTGCCATCCATACAGAGATCAGATATTGCATCCAGTCCGGAGAGCTATGAGCTGCTCTACAAAAGCTTTGAAGTTGCCACCCAGATGGAGAGATTCCAGCTGGAGAGGGGACAGAGCGAAGGAAGCTCGATAGGTTCATCCTTAGAGAGCCTGAACCGAACCTCGCCAAAACTCCAGAAGGTGCTGAGCCAGAAACGGCGCAGCAGCCCTGACGGGTCGGGGGAGAGCCCCGCGGACATTACCGGCTTCGATATGACCTGCATCCCTGGTGATGACATCCCATCACCAAAGTACGACCAGAAAGCCTTGTCATGGAATGAATATTCGGAGGACTATAAACCAAAAGATTTGCATCCCGGTGAAGATGCCGCCCAGAAAGTGACATTTGCTCTTCTcgccaagaaaaaaaagaaaagtgaaGTGGCAGTCCATCACTCCCTCCCAACTGAGGTTACCCACTGGACGGAGTTAGTATCAGGTACGCCCAAAAGAGAGGAGCCAAACGAGGACTGCAGCTCGTCCCGAGTGGATTCTCACACAGCAGCTGATGTCCCAAAATCCCTCAAAAGACCGCAATCTCTTCCGATACAGCTGAGGCACATACAGAAGCCGTCAAGCAGACCACAGCAAACGCCTGAGCAGACTCAGGGGGTGGTGGGGGCAGCGTCGGTGGCCGGGATGAAGGGAGTGACGAGGACGCTGAGCGCTCCAGAAGGATTTGGTTTCCCAAGATCAGCTGGTTCTGGTCAGGAATCTTCCTCAACCAAACCTG GATCTTGGCTTCTTCCCTCAGCGTCCCAAAGCACGACAGGGATCTCTCAGTTGACTCGGAAGCGTCAGTATCAATCCCTTCGCCTCCAAACTCCTCAACGAGACCCCACCAGAGATCAGGAAGGTAGCTCTGGCCCTAAGATAGCTGCCGGCAGCCCACTGATCAATGGAAACATACACTGTCTAGATGGTGGTCTTGGATCGGGAGATATGGCTTATCCATACGGCAGTCAAGGAGATTTGCCAAGGAGATTTCGGGTACCCGTCTTGGCGATGGACATTAACGCCAACTTCACAGAGCCCCAGGAGCAGGACACCTTCATCCCTGAGCATCACCATTTCATTCCCCAAGACGCAACCACCACCGAGGCGCAAAGCCTACAGCGGGAAAGTCCCATCAATGGACATTTCAGATTCTTGAACTCCTCCTTCCAGGACAGGTTGCATTTTCAATCTGACGTCGGGGCACAATCCAGCTCGGACTGGGTTCCGGGACCGAGAACCACCTGGTCGGACGTGGACCGACGTCGCTCGGTCCTGCAGCCCCCGAGAACTCTTGACCTCATCCAAAGAAGCGACTATGAAACACAACCCGAGAGGTCCCCTGAATTGCAGACCTGCACCAGGGGTTGCAGTACTGACAGTCCCCCTGCGATTGATTCAAGTAGCTTCCTGAAAGACTTTCTGAGGAACGAGGTAGATTCTGTGGCAGAAGAGAaacaaccaatagaatgcagaGATGTCGGAGTGAGTACTGATAATGTGTTAAGCGGATTTGTTTTGCAGGGAGATCAGTGTCAATGTGCCAAAATTCAAAACTGTGCTTCTGATGTTGTTGACGCAGGACGATCTAAGTCGACCGagatagaaaacaaaaacaatgaagcTAACAAATCAAAGGTGTCTGGTCAGAATAAGAAGAGTGAAGTTAAAAGTGATACGAAAGTTCCCTATGAAAAGTGCAAAAGCAAAGACCAGCTGAGACCAAATTCCACTAAAAGACCACCGGGTGTTAAAAATACCAAAACAATAAAGAAAGATGTACCGAAAGCAGTAAAAGAAAGTAACACTTTGTCAGAATTGTGCGAAGAGAGGAGCATTCAGTCGTGGCGGATCGGCGGTAAAGGTAGACGCGGCAGCCGAACCACCGTCACGTGCGAAGAGTCTCGCCTGGCCGACGCCCTGACCAGCAGGGTGGTCAAGATCAAGAACGTGGGCGCCTCCACACTATCGGCGTCCTCGGACAAGAGGTACATCCGGCATCAACCCCTGAAACCCATCAAGCAGGTGGACGCCGAGTACCGCCAGAGAAAAGGTTGGCAAGATATTATAGATGTGGGGTGTCGTATTCGTGATCGTGGTGTGAAGT TGCTGCAGAAACTGTACAGCAATGACGGTCTGGTCCCGGCCCCTCTGCCTCCCACTGTGACCGCCTGGCCAGGGCTGACTAACTCCATGCACTCCAGGGCAGACCGAGTACACTCACTGCCGTCAAATCTCAACCAGTACCGGAGCCAGACCAACTCAATCAGCCAATCACAGGCCTCATCTTTGAGCACCTCGGCCCAACAACCAATCAAGCGCATTCTCTCATGGGAGTCGGGGTCTCGGAGGAGGGACCTTCCTGATTTTGATGTGGAGGGAAGCGAGGCCAGgttcaaacagcgccctcttagTCTTGACGTGACCAGTAACTATGACGGGAGTGCAACAGACTGCTTGCCTCCGCAGGAGATGCAAGTGTCTCCACGGGAGGGAGAAGACGAAGTTGACTTGGTTCAGAAGAAAG CTTTGGTGACGTCAGTTGAGACGGCAGTTGAGCATATCCTCAGTCACTTTGCTCAGTGTAAGGCGAGAAGTGTCAAAGAAAAG GGTCAGCTTGGTAGCACAACGCATAGTCCAGATGTTGGTCATCTGATGCTTCACTACCTATGTCCAGCCATCAGGGCCATACTGCTGGACGGACTACGGCCGCACATGTCCAGCTTCTTTGTGGGTCGCTTCAAGACGACAATATGGAATGCTGTAGAGGCCACAACTCAACTCG GTCCAGGCACGCGTCCGTTGTACGAGCTGGTGAGGCAGTTGACCCAGCTGGCATTTCTCAAGACCTCGGACCTCAAGTTCAACGCCTTCGTCATGGGACTTCTCAA CATTCGGTGTCTTGAGTTGTGGTTGGAGCATATCAGAGAGCATCCAG ATATCGTCCGGCGTCTGTATGAACCTAACGCTTTCCTGAGTCTATGCAACGGTGCCACTAAGACATTCTTCAACAGCCTCTTGCTCGCCGTTCAGCCACTCACGCTTCTCCCCTTCGATCTGGACTACAAGTTTGAACACCAGGGTATAGAGAAACAGCAGATCCAACAGAGGGAGAAGCAACAACTGATGGAATTGTACTCTGGAAAGACCAGTAGTAGTAGTACACTCATGACAAGGAGCCATGCCCCACAGGGTGGGAGTTGGCTGAAAGGAACAGCCAACTTGTTGTGGAAGAGCATGACGGACAAACCTAAGACACAAGAGCCTACCTTGAGAGGGGCAATGACCTCCAAAGGTCAGAGGTCATTCGAGAGAACTAAAAATAGTCGGTCCTCAGGACAGCCTGATCCTGGGCTGTTGAAGACCGATGAAAATACCACCCCTACTCGAGGTGTGGAATCAACCAAAGACTTATCAATGAACAAGGAGGCGGCCAACAACTGGTCCCTTGATTGGATCAAAGGATTTGTGGCAGCCTCGACGGACGCAACCACTTCTTACACGGTGGTGAGCAGTAGCAAAACCATGACATCATCAGGGTCTTCATGGAGCAGATTTGGCAGCAG